The Enterococcus rotai genome includes a window with the following:
- a CDS encoding competence/damage-inducible protein A produces the protein MKAEIIAVGTELLLGQVVNTNATFLSQELADLGIEVYYHTVVGDNPQRLEQLLVEAEERSDLIVLCGGLGPTDDDLTKDTVAAHIHHSLVQDEQALARLHDFFKFSKRSMTENNLRQTLMIEDGIPIQNPTGLAVGTLITKEDTTYLLLPGPPNELNPMFQQNVRPLLAARFPQAEQLISRVLRFYGIGESQLVTDLKELIDRQTNPTIAPYAKPNEVTLRLTAKVADEGLGQQLLDELEAKVMAKVGTYFYGYGDENSLVKVTVDALKKYGKTVTAAESLTAGLFQSTLGDITGVSEVFKGGFVTYSAETKAHFLGIDVKLLEKEGTISEACAIAMAERARIVADADYAVSFTGVAGPDELEGKPAGTVWIGFAEKGQSTIAVLQHFNRDRRSIRKSAVMKGLDLILRAVNKKN, from the coding sequence ATGAAAGCAGAGATCATTGCAGTTGGTACAGAGTTGTTATTAGGACAGGTTGTCAATACAAATGCAACGTTTCTATCACAAGAGTTGGCAGATTTGGGAATCGAGGTGTATTATCATACCGTTGTTGGAGACAATCCACAGCGTTTAGAACAATTATTAGTTGAGGCTGAGGAGCGTAGCGATTTAATCGTTTTATGCGGCGGCTTAGGTCCAACGGACGATGACTTAACGAAAGATACAGTAGCAGCACATATCCATCACTCTTTAGTCCAAGATGAACAGGCACTTGCTCGTCTTCACGACTTTTTCAAGTTTTCGAAAAGAAGTATGACAGAAAATAATTTAAGACAAACGTTGATGATCGAAGACGGTATTCCCATTCAAAACCCTACAGGTTTAGCTGTTGGTACCCTGATTACCAAAGAGGATACGACCTATCTATTACTACCAGGACCGCCCAATGAATTAAATCCAATGTTTCAGCAAAACGTTCGTCCATTACTAGCAGCACGATTTCCGCAAGCAGAACAGCTAATATCGAGAGTGTTGAGGTTTTATGGCATTGGTGAATCACAGTTAGTAACTGATTTAAAAGAATTGATAGATAGGCAAACCAATCCAACGATCGCACCTTACGCCAAACCAAACGAAGTTACATTACGTTTGACTGCGAAGGTTGCGGATGAAGGTTTAGGACAACAACTGTTGGATGAGTTAGAAGCGAAAGTCATGGCTAAAGTAGGCACGTATTTTTATGGCTACGGGGATGAGAATAGCTTAGTGAAAGTGACTGTTGACGCATTAAAGAAATATGGAAAAACTGTAACAGCCGCAGAAAGCTTAACCGCAGGATTGTTTCAAAGTACGTTAGGAGACATAACTGGTGTATCAGAGGTTTTTAAAGGTGGTTTTGTCACCTATTCTGCTGAAACAAAAGCACATTTTTTAGGTATTGATGTGAAACTATTGGAAAAAGAAGGCACTATTAGTGAAGCTTGCGCAATCGCAATGGCAGAGCGAGCAAGAATAGTAGCGGATGCAGATTATGCAGTGTCCTTTACTGGAGTTGCAGGTCCAGATGAATTAGAAGGAAAACCTGCTGGTACCGTTTGGATTGGTTTTGCTGAAAAAGGTCAGTCAACAATAGCTGTGCTTCAACATTTCAACCGTGATCGACGTTCTATTCGCAAAAGTGCTGTGATGAAAGGTTTAGACCTGATTTTAAGAGCAGTAAATAAGAAAAATTAA
- a CDS encoding polysaccharide lyase 8 family protein → MNRSKKWLCIVGCSLLLGSFSNALSGESFAEEVTQVQTGVYESDFANQLGEWQDVVGKADKASTANGLIIGNTKQGTNLESVSLNKNAGSKSAGDLEYTFLYEGQTNFGLVFRADSQDSKKWQSFAYTRDGQWQLGQPGGKWITTITGPKLISGQRYKILIRYEGKSFKAFLNDQLLYENNEVIYPNTSTSIDGDWEGYVGIRLFGNLSKLNVLSMRSGAVGSLPVENNLSDYAALKEKWKNQLVSDQYDETNTTVVNYVKKLSEEAEQLYQTLNKDPNRTYLWPIEQGNTASADLTTQFTKLQKLALAYGTKGSAFYHDPQIATAINDGLDFMVTKKGYDGKKYHGNWWDWQIGVPQKFVGILMILGDQVPQAKQQQYTEAVSGYVPDPFKQLYTKAQGTFVDLAFIPNFVTSGANRTDLAQTVLALGILQENDGKISQASSSIVDVFKLVTKGDGFYQDGSFIQHNNIPYTGSYGNVLMKGVGQILAITKDSKFEMEPAIVQAFVENVDKAFIPLIYQGEMLPGVNGRSISRAPAKTKTGYGSTTLYNLLIVSKFAPTEYQTKFKEAAKYWMKENPTYYLTNARDYNDLQMTMSVLGDDSIAGETLPFVGTKMYASMDRFVQRTPNYMMGLSLYSSRISSFEAGNKENKRGWHTADGMVYLYNDDEVQFNSAYWPTVDPYRLPGTTVDTVPLKDEVSAFTTVTSKEKWVGGVALDDQAVVGMALNKTGTKNNGTVLPMNLQGKKSWFVVDGQIVALGAGIKGDTTASIETIVDNRLLNDNYTYDVLSNNGVIQQEKERSTKEWLLLKSDHQNANIGYYFPENATVDVISEVRKGSYTEINEAFPSNDQYTGNYRKFVLDHGKNPANEQYAYVTLPGIDEAGLKKYAAEKPVTVLANSADIQAVELKKSNYLGVNIWKETGGSIAGITSNKAVSLLKKTNEGKKTYVLAEPTQSNVVMTVKIPKDFQKIMTLSEGINYDESTDTFTIHFENAGGSSKQIVVE, encoded by the coding sequence ATCAATAGATCTAAAAAATGGCTGTGTATTGTAGGCTGTTCACTTTTACTTGGTAGTTTTTCTAATGCATTGAGTGGTGAGAGTTTTGCTGAGGAAGTAACTCAAGTCCAGACTGGTGTTTACGAATCAGATTTTGCCAATCAACTGGGAGAATGGCAAGATGTTGTTGGAAAAGCTGACAAGGCAAGTACAGCTAATGGGTTGATTATTGGAAATACAAAACAAGGAACAAATTTAGAGTCTGTCTCCTTAAATAAAAATGCCGGAAGTAAAAGTGCTGGTGATCTGGAATATACATTTTTATATGAAGGACAAACGAATTTTGGGTTAGTCTTTCGCGCTGATTCGCAAGATTCAAAAAAATGGCAATCTTTCGCTTATACTCGAGATGGGCAATGGCAATTAGGACAACCTGGAGGAAAATGGATCACAACGATTACTGGGCCTAAATTGATTTCAGGGCAACGCTATAAAATATTGATCCGTTATGAAGGAAAGAGCTTCAAAGCGTTTTTGAATGATCAACTGTTATATGAAAATAATGAAGTGATTTACCCGAATACTTCTACGAGCATTGATGGTGATTGGGAAGGATATGTAGGGATTCGCCTTTTTGGCAATCTATCAAAACTAAACGTCCTGTCAATGCGTAGTGGTGCAGTTGGGAGTCTTCCTGTTGAAAATAACCTAAGCGATTATGCGGCTTTAAAAGAAAAATGGAAAAATCAATTAGTTTCTGATCAGTATGACGAAACCAATACGACCGTTGTAAACTACGTTAAAAAACTTTCAGAAGAAGCGGAGCAATTATATCAAACCTTAAATAAAGACCCAAATCGAACATATCTTTGGCCAATCGAGCAAGGGAACACAGCTTCAGCAGATTTGACGACACAATTTACTAAATTACAAAAACTTGCTTTAGCCTATGGAACAAAAGGGAGTGCCTTTTATCATGATCCGCAGATAGCTACTGCAATCAACGACGGCTTAGATTTTATGGTGACAAAAAAAGGCTACGACGGGAAGAAATATCATGGCAATTGGTGGGATTGGCAGATCGGTGTGCCACAAAAATTTGTTGGTATTTTAATGATTTTAGGAGATCAAGTACCACAGGCTAAACAACAGCAGTATACGGAAGCTGTGAGCGGCTACGTGCCTGATCCGTTTAAACAATTGTATACCAAAGCTCAAGGAACGTTTGTCGATCTAGCATTTATTCCTAACTTTGTAACTTCAGGAGCGAATCGTACAGATTTAGCTCAAACTGTTTTAGCGTTGGGCATTTTACAAGAAAATGATGGGAAAATCAGTCAAGCATCTAGTAGCATTGTTGATGTTTTCAAATTAGTGACCAAAGGCGACGGTTTTTATCAAGATGGTTCATTTATTCAGCATAATAATATTCCCTATACAGGATCATATGGCAATGTGCTGATGAAAGGTGTGGGCCAAATCTTAGCAATCACTAAAGATTCTAAATTTGAAATGGAACCAGCGATTGTTCAAGCATTTGTTGAAAATGTTGACAAGGCATTTATTCCTTTGATCTATCAAGGCGAAATGTTACCAGGTGTCAATGGTCGTTCGATCTCTAGAGCGCCAGCTAAAACGAAAACAGGTTATGGTTCCACAACACTTTATAATTTATTGATTGTCTCAAAATTTGCTCCAACGGAATACCAAACGAAATTTAAAGAAGCTGCTAAATATTGGATGAAAGAAAATCCAACCTATTATTTGACTAATGCAAGAGATTATAATGATTTACAAATGACTATGTCTGTGTTGGGTGATGACTCAATTGCTGGAGAGACATTGCCATTTGTCGGGACAAAAATGTATGCCTCAATGGACCGATTTGTTCAAAGAACACCCAATTACATGATGGGTTTAAGTTTGTATTCAAGTAGAATTTCTTCCTTTGAAGCAGGCAATAAAGAAAATAAACGTGGTTGGCATACAGCGGATGGTATGGTGTATTTGTATAATGATGATGAAGTACAATTTAATTCTGCTTATTGGCCAACAGTCGATCCTTATCGGTTACCTGGTACAACCGTAGATACCGTTCCTTTAAAGGATGAAGTTTCCGCATTCACAACGGTCACCTCTAAAGAAAAATGGGTTGGCGGCGTAGCGCTAGATGATCAAGCTGTTGTAGGAATGGCGTTGAATAAAACAGGAACAAAAAATAATGGGACCGTGTTACCAATGAATCTCCAAGGAAAAAAATCATGGTTTGTAGTAGATGGACAAATTGTTGCATTAGGCGCGGGAATCAAAGGAGATACGACAGCTTCGATTGAAACGATTGTCGATAATCGTCTATTAAATGACAACTATACCTATGACGTACTGTCAAATAATGGTGTGATTCAACAAGAAAAAGAACGCAGTACGAAAGAATGGCTACTATTAAAATCGGATCATCAAAATGCGAATATTGGCTACTATTTCCCGGAGAATGCAACAGTGGATGTAATCAGTGAAGTTCGTAAAGGATCGTATACAGAAATCAATGAAGCTTTTCCTAGTAACGATCAATACACTGGAAACTATCGCAAGTTTGTACTAGATCACGGGAAAAATCCAGCGAATGAGCAGTATGCATATGTAACCTTGCCAGGAATCGATGAAGCAGGTCTAAAAAAATATGCAGCAGAAAAACCTGTAACAGTTTTGGCTAATTCAGCGGATATTCAAGCTGTAGAGTTGAAAAAATCCAATTACTTAGGTGTGAATATCTGGAAAGAGACTGGTGGCAGCATAGCGGGAATCACGTCGAACAAGGCGGTGTCTTTATTGAAGAAAACAAACGAAGGCAAGAAAACCTATGTATTAGCAGAGCCAACGCAATCAAATGTCGTGATGACAGTCAAAATACCTAAAGACTTCCAGAAAATTATGACGCTAAGTGAAGGGATCAACTATGACGAATCCACTGATACCTTTACGATTCATTTCGAGAACGCAGGTGGAAGTAGTAAACAAATCGTTGTAGAGTAA
- the recA gene encoding recombinase RecA — protein MADDRKVALDAALKKIEKNFGKGSVMKLGEKIDQQISTIPSGSLALDVALGVGGYPRGRIVEVYGPESSGKTTVALHAIASVQQQGGTAAFIDAEHALDPQYAQALGVNIDELLLSQPDTGEQGLEIADALVSSGAIDIVVIDSVAALVPRAEIDGEMGASHVGLQARLMSQALRKLSGSINKTKTIAIFINQIREKVGVMFGNPETTPGGRALKFYATVRLEVRRAEQLKQGTDIIGNRTKIKVVKNKVAPPFKVAEVDIMYGQGISQEGELLDMAVEKDIVDKSGAWYSYKEERIGQGRENVKVYMTEHPEMVEEVSKRVRDAFGIGDGTGIVEEEQAQEELLLDEEE, from the coding sequence TTGGCAGATGATCGTAAAGTGGCCTTAGACGCCGCACTAAAAAAAATCGAAAAGAACTTTGGTAAAGGTTCAGTAATGAAATTAGGGGAGAAGATCGATCAACAAATCTCGACGATCCCTAGTGGTTCTCTAGCATTGGATGTGGCTTTAGGTGTCGGCGGTTATCCTCGTGGACGGATCGTTGAAGTCTATGGACCAGAAAGTTCTGGTAAAACAACGGTGGCTTTACATGCAATCGCTTCTGTGCAACAACAAGGTGGCACAGCTGCCTTTATCGATGCTGAGCATGCGTTAGATCCTCAATATGCACAAGCTTTAGGGGTTAATATTGATGAATTACTTCTTTCACAACCCGATACTGGTGAACAAGGCTTAGAGATTGCAGATGCCTTAGTTTCAAGTGGTGCGATTGATATCGTCGTAATTGACTCTGTAGCGGCGCTAGTACCTCGTGCAGAGATCGATGGCGAAATGGGTGCAAGTCACGTTGGATTGCAAGCACGTTTGATGTCACAAGCCTTACGTAAGCTTTCAGGTTCAATCAATAAAACGAAGACGATTGCGATCTTCATCAACCAAATCCGTGAAAAAGTTGGGGTTATGTTTGGTAACCCAGAAACAACACCAGGTGGACGTGCCTTGAAATTCTATGCAACAGTTCGTTTAGAAGTAAGACGTGCGGAACAATTGAAACAAGGAACAGACATTATTGGGAACCGGACAAAAATCAAAGTTGTAAAAAATAAAGTGGCACCGCCATTTAAAGTAGCAGAAGTTGATATCATGTATGGACAAGGTATCTCTCAAGAAGGCGAATTACTTGATATGGCTGTTGAAAAAGACATTGTTGATAAGAGTGGCGCGTGGTATAGCTATAAAGAAGAACGAATCGGTCAAGGACGTGAAAATGTCAAAGTCTATATGACGGAGCATCCAGAAATGGTGGAAGAAGTTTCGAAACGTGTCCGTGATGCATTCGGTATCGGCGATGGAACAGGAATCGTTGAAGAAGAACAAGCACAAGAAGAACTTCTTCTGGACGAAGAAGAATAA
- a CDS encoding NAD(P)-dependent oxidoreductase, producing MKVAILGANGKAGSAILEEAKKRGLDVTAIVRDAEKITDGTPVIEKDVYSLTTEDVQGFDVLVSALGFWGDVSEFTGSTQHLIDILTNTKTRLLVVGGAGSLFVNSEHTVRLSETPDFPEAFKPLATAMGKGLDLLEAAKDINWTYISPAAEFDAEGPATGKYVAAGEELETDQTGKSYISYADYAIAMVDEIEKNVHPNQRFSVHQ from the coding sequence ATGAAAGTAGCAATTTTAGGAGCAAACGGTAAAGCAGGTTCAGCAATTTTGGAAGAAGCAAAAAAACGCGGATTAGACGTAACAGCGATCGTTCGTGATGCAGAAAAAATTACAGATGGTACACCCGTTATCGAAAAAGATGTATACAGTTTAACAACAGAAGATGTGCAAGGGTTTGACGTTTTAGTTAGTGCGTTAGGATTCTGGGGTGATGTTAGTGAATTTACTGGCTCAACCCAACATTTGATCGATATTTTAACAAATACAAAAACACGTTTGTTGGTTGTCGGTGGTGCCGGAAGTTTATTTGTAAATTCAGAACACACTGTTCGCTTGAGTGAAACACCAGATTTTCCAGAAGCATTTAAGCCATTAGCAACAGCTATGGGTAAAGGGTTGGACTTACTAGAAGCTGCGAAAGATATTAACTGGACCTACATTAGTCCAGCAGCTGAATTTGATGCGGAAGGTCCTGCAACAGGTAAATATGTTGCGGCTGGCGAAGAATTAGAAACGGATCAAACTGGTAAGAGTTATATCTCTTATGCTGATTATGCAATTGCAATGGTGGATGAAATTGAAAAAAATGTACATCCAAACCAACGTTTTAGTGTTCATCAATAA
- a CDS encoding Rrf2 family transcriptional regulator → MAMSTKLSVAIHILSLIEIGPPDRVNSELIASSVNTNPVVVRRLMSKLKKAGLIHTSRGATQTYLLKKPEDISLYDVYEAVELDHEVFNIHQNPNPNCLVGANIQSALEEQYSKVQQSMEAELKEIALADVIHQIKQQET, encoded by the coding sequence ATGGCCATGTCGACGAAATTAAGTGTCGCAATCCACATTCTCAGTTTGATTGAGATCGGACCACCCGATCGTGTCAATTCTGAATTGATTGCATCAAGTGTAAATACCAATCCGGTTGTCGTCAGAAGGTTGATGAGTAAACTAAAAAAAGCTGGACTTATCCACACAAGCAGAGGCGCAACTCAAACCTATTTGTTGAAAAAACCAGAAGATATTTCTCTGTATGATGTTTATGAAGCCGTCGAGTTAGATCATGAAGTATTCAACATTCATCAAAATCCTAATCCGAACTGCCTTGTTGGAGCGAATATCCAATCTGCTTTAGAAGAACAATATAGTAAAGTGCAGCAAAGCATGGAAGCCGAATTAAAAGAAATTGCCTTAGCTGATGTGATTCATCAAATTAAGCAACAAGAGACTTAA
- a CDS encoding gluconate 5-dehydrogenase, producing MNFNMDMFRLDGKVALVTGAVHGIGFEIAKSLAAAGATIVFNNLSQESVDKGLALYQEAGIKARGYACDVTDEEAVQATVQQIKEEVGSIDILVNNAGIIKRIPMIEMSAAEFRQVVDVDLNAPFIMAKAVIPDMIEKGGGKIINICSMMSELGRETVSAYAAAKGGLKMLTKNIASEYGQYNIQCNGIGPGYIATPQTAPLREKQENGERHPFDQFIVGRTPAARWGEPVDLSGPAVFLASSASDFVNGHILYVDGGILAYIGKQP from the coding sequence ATGAACTTTAATATGGATATGTTCCGTTTAGATGGGAAAGTAGCGTTAGTAACAGGCGCTGTACACGGTATTGGCTTTGAAATTGCTAAGTCATTAGCTGCAGCTGGCGCTACGATCGTTTTTAATAATCTATCTCAAGAATCTGTAGATAAAGGACTAGCTCTTTACCAAGAAGCAGGGATCAAGGCACGAGGATACGCTTGTGATGTAACAGACGAAGAGGCGGTTCAAGCGACAGTCCAACAAATCAAAGAAGAGGTTGGCTCGATCGATATTTTGGTGAACAATGCGGGAATCATCAAACGAATTCCCATGATCGAAATGTCGGCGGCAGAATTTAGACAAGTGGTCGATGTGGATTTGAATGCGCCTTTTATTATGGCTAAAGCAGTCATTCCAGATATGATCGAAAAAGGCGGCGGCAAGATCATTAATATTTGTTCAATGATGAGTGAGCTGGGCAGAGAAACAGTCAGTGCTTATGCGGCAGCTAAAGGCGGTCTTAAAATGTTGACGAAAAATATTGCTTCTGAATACGGTCAATATAATATTCAGTGTAACGGTATTGGACCTGGCTACATTGCGACACCGCAAACAGCACCGCTAAGAGAGAAACAAGAAAACGGTGAACGGCATCCTTTCGATCAATTTATCGTAGGACGAACACCAGCAGCTCGTTGGGGCGAACCAGTCGACTTAAGTGGTCCAGCAGTTTTCTTAGCTTCAAGTGCATCAGACTTTGTGAATGGACACATTTTATACGTTGATGGTGGTATTTTAGCGTATATTGGCAAACAACCGTAA